The following proteins are encoded in a genomic region of Mahella australiensis 50-1 BON:
- the aroE gene encoding shikimate dehydrogenase: protein MIDASTRLIALIGHPVEHSLSPRMHNVIYRHMDINGVYMAFDVLPENVGQAVHGFRALQIRGFNVTVPHKQAVMPYLDATDRTASVIGAVNTVVNDSGVLTGYNTDSSGFMRSLEYRGIDVRGRDVLLLGAGGAARAVATALAMHGAGRVTIANRTPDKAAALADDINNYVGGSVCSGAPLSDIGSISCPYMLVNATSAGMWPHVESCPLPADYDLSGVAVAYDLIYNPERTLLLKKAEEHGCMPVNGLDMLIWQAIEAIGIWFDIEVKYELALKGIKNIENFS, encoded by the coding sequence TTGATAGATGCGTCTACGCGATTGATAGCATTGATAGGCCACCCGGTGGAGCACAGCTTATCGCCGCGCATGCACAACGTCATATACAGGCATATGGATATAAACGGCGTATATATGGCATTCGACGTTTTGCCCGAAAATGTGGGACAAGCAGTACATGGCTTCCGAGCGTTGCAGATAAGGGGCTTCAATGTGACGGTGCCGCATAAGCAGGCCGTCATGCCATACCTAGATGCCACAGACCGAACGGCGTCGGTGATAGGCGCCGTCAATACCGTGGTAAACGATAGCGGCGTGCTAACGGGCTACAACACAGACAGCTCGGGCTTTATGCGTTCATTAGAGTATCGCGGCATAGACGTACGAGGCAGGGACGTGTTGTTGCTCGGGGCCGGCGGCGCGGCTAGGGCGGTAGCGACAGCGCTGGCTATGCATGGAGCCGGTAGGGTGACGATAGCCAACCGTACGCCCGATAAAGCTGCCGCCTTGGCCGATGATATAAACAACTACGTCGGAGGCAGTGTATGCTCTGGCGCACCGCTAAGCGACATAGGCAGTATATCGTGTCCTTATATGCTGGTGAATGCCACATCGGCGGGTATGTGGCCGCATGTCGAATCATGTCCCCTGCCGGCTGATTATGACCTTTCAGGCGTAGCAGTGGCATATGATCTCATATACAACCCGGAGCGCACGCTGCTGCTCAAAAAAGCTGAGGAGCACGGTTGCATGCCTGTAAACGGTTTGGATATGCTTATATGGCAAGCCATAGAGGCCATAGGGATATGGTTTGATATAGAAGTAAAGTATGAGTTAGCATTAAAGGGAATTAAAAACATAGAAAATTTTTCATAA
- a CDS encoding carbohydrate ABC transporter permease translates to MNERSYSRSLKISRFWVNFICILLCILSVIPFWIMFVNATRDSASIQQSISLIPSKYFFKNAKTLLDRSSFNLPRGLWNSFSIAASSTAFAIYFSCLAAFGLIMYDFKLKKAAFTFILAVLMIPAQVSVVGFIAFLMQINLMDSYVPLIVPSIASPAVVFFMHQYMKVALPVDLVQAARIEGCGEFRIFNSIAIPIMVPAMATQAIFSFVFSWNNLFMPTMVINSQEKFTIPMMVQILKSDRYRTDFGTVYLGITLTILPMMIIYAFLSKYIIQGIALGGVKY, encoded by the coding sequence ATGAATGAAAGATCTTATTCTCGATCATTAAAGATAAGCAGATTTTGGGTTAATTTTATATGTATTTTGCTCTGCATATTGAGCGTTATTCCATTTTGGATAATGTTTGTAAATGCGACTAGGGATTCTGCTTCCATACAGCAGTCCATTTCGCTCATACCATCAAAATACTTTTTCAAAAATGCTAAGACGCTTTTGGATAGAAGCTCTTTTAATTTGCCAAGAGGTCTGTGGAATAGCTTTAGCATTGCCGCTTCTTCTACCGCATTTGCGATTTATTTCTCTTGCCTTGCGGCATTTGGTTTGATAATGTACGATTTCAAACTGAAAAAAGCAGCTTTTACTTTTATATTAGCTGTGCTAATGATACCGGCACAGGTATCTGTGGTAGGGTTTATAGCATTTTTAATGCAAATAAATCTTATGGATAGCTATGTGCCGCTTATCGTTCCATCAATAGCTTCGCCTGCGGTGGTATTTTTCATGCATCAATATATGAAAGTAGCGTTGCCGGTTGACCTTGTTCAAGCCGCGCGTATTGAAGGCTGTGGGGAATTTAGAATATTTAACAGCATAGCTATACCGATTATGGTTCCAGCCATGGCTACACAGGCTATATTTTCATTCGTATTTAGCTGGAATAATTTGTTTATGCCTACTATGGTTATAAATTCACAGGAGAAGTTCACAATACCTATGATGGTGCAAATTTTGAAAAGCGACAGGTATCGAACAGATTTTGGTACTGTTTATCTTGGCATAACGCTTACTATATTGCCTATGATGATTATATATGCTTTCCTTTCAAAATATATTATACAGGGGATAGCTTTGGGGGGTGTTAAATATTAA
- a CDS encoding carbohydrate ABC transporter permease has translation MILIETKPENIKRRVSTRRNKINYARYGYYFILPFFITYAIFQLYPLLYTIFLSFTKYIKPAGGAAIGPEFIGLGNFVDIFTNNRAFGEFTFGAFSNTITMWTINFIPQILISLLLAAWFTDKRLNIRAQGTYKMLIYLPNIMTAASVSLLFYTLFSFPQGPINILLQKVGLLEKPFDFLNDGTSTRLIVAFINFWMWYGNTTIILVAGILGIDPELFEVAEIDGATSGQIFRKITLPLIQPILLYVLVTSLIGGMQMYDVPKLMTRAGSPATNAIRTVTMYIQELVGTGSKDYGHAAAISVLLFIVTAILSLTLFWLMREKDTEGQKR, from the coding sequence ATGATATTGATAGAAACAAAACCAGAGAATATAAAAAGGAGGGTAAGTACAAGAAGAAATAAAATTAATTATGCTAGATACGGCTATTACTTTATCCTTCCTTTTTTTATAACATATGCGATATTTCAATTGTATCCGCTTTTATACACGATTTTCCTAAGTTTTACCAAATATATAAAACCAGCGGGTGGAGCAGCTATCGGACCAGAATTTATAGGATTAGGTAATTTTGTTGACATTTTTACAAACAATCGTGCGTTTGGAGAATTTACATTTGGGGCTTTTTCAAATACCATAACTATGTGGACTATAAATTTTATACCGCAAATACTCATATCATTATTGTTAGCAGCGTGGTTTACGGATAAGCGTTTAAATATACGAGCACAAGGAACTTATAAAATGCTCATTTATTTACCCAATATCATGACGGCTGCTAGTGTATCTTTATTGTTTTATACATTGTTTTCCTTCCCGCAGGGCCCGATTAATATACTTCTTCAAAAAGTAGGGCTTTTGGAGAAACCATTTGACTTTTTAAATGATGGCACCTCTACGAGACTCATAGTTGCGTTTATAAACTTTTGGATGTGGTATGGTAATACTACTATAATCCTTGTGGCAGGGATACTTGGCATAGATCCTGAATTGTTTGAAGTAGCGGAAATAGATGGTGCTACATCAGGGCAGATATTCCGTAAAATTACCCTTCCGCTTATTCAGCCTATTTTGTTGTACGTATTAGTTACATCATTGATAGGCGGCATGCAGATGTACGATGTTCCTAAGTTAATGACGAGGGCAGGTAGTCCTGCTACTAATGCGATAAGGACAGTAACGATGTATATACAGGAATTAGTCGGTACAGGTTCTAAGGATTATGGCCATGCGGCCGCTATTTCTGTTCTTTTATTTATTGTCACAGCTATCCTAAGCCTTACTTTATTTTGGCTCATGCGCGAAAAAGATACTGAGGGACAAAAGAGATAG
- a CDS encoding type II secretion system protein — protein sequence MNDKKNRKRRGFTLIELVVVIAILGILVAIAVPKLGGSREKAAISAHNANVRTLESAATMYIADNGNPTSEKSDSGTGDIAAYVQEWPKPPKGTGVSAVESATTYTVKISTDGKVTVIPAKIETPEETAP from the coding sequence ATGAACGATAAGAAAAACAGGAAGCGCAGAGGTTTTACGCTAATAGAACTCGTAGTGGTAATAGCCATACTGGGCATACTTGTAGCCATAGCGGTGCCAAAGCTGGGCGGTTCTAGAGAGAAAGCAGCGATAAGCGCGCATAACGCTAATGTGAGGACGCTGGAAAGTGCTGCTACGATGTATATAGCGGATAATGGTAATCCAACGAGTGAAAAAAGCGATTCAGGAACTGGCGATATAGCGGCTTACGTCCAAGAGTGGCCTAAACCACCCAAAGGTACAGGTGTTTCTGCTGTTGAGAGTGCTACTACTTATACGGTTAAGATTTCTACAGATGGTAAGGTAACAGTTATACCAGCTAAAATTGAGACACCAGAAGAAACTGCTCCTTAA
- a CDS encoding ABC transporter substrate-binding protein produces the protein MEKMKKLLAMVIVLCLVMTLVIGCGTEETGDANEPVKTEEPTSTSDAEETTEEAKIDVPDDGTELVIYSWNEEFKGMMENYYLKDHPLPSGVKISWVINPSEGGQYQEKLDMALDGKEPIDIFLLEADYAKKYVNTDNTIPLTKVGISEDMMKDQYPYTIDVVRDSNGVPKGSSWQATPGLFMYRYSLAEKYLGVKEPDDVQNLVKDWDTFVNTARTVKEKSGGKTKFIPSVNDIWQVIRTVRKSPWVVDNKLVIDDQVGWFMDLAKTLTQEDLTAKYLPWSQEWNAGVGNDTVMGYFFSTWGIQWTMISNCGGTKPGEGTYGDWRAVKGPQPYYWGGTWLAVSPQCDNGSLVNDIIKYFTINKDTMKKYCLGSKDYVNNQPAIQEIIDSGYSFDFLGGQNHYALFQEVAPLIDTSAMSGYDQKINDLLMEQVTKYAEGQISKDQALEDFKKAVLNAFPELNE, from the coding sequence ATGGAGAAGATGAAGAAGCTGTTGGCCATGGTAATTGTGCTCTGCCTGGTAATGACTTTGGTTATCGGTTGCGGCACGGAAGAAACTGGAGATGCAAATGAGCCAGTTAAAACGGAGGAGCCGACTAGTACTTCTGACGCTGAAGAAACAACAGAAGAAGCTAAAATTGATGTGCCAGATGATGGAACCGAACTTGTGATTTATTCCTGGAATGAAGAATTCAAGGGTATGATGGAAAATTACTACTTGAAGGATCATCCGCTTCCGTCAGGAGTAAAAATAAGTTGGGTTATAAATCCCAGTGAGGGTGGTCAGTATCAGGAAAAACTTGATATGGCACTTGATGGTAAAGAGCCTATAGATATCTTTTTGCTTGAGGCTGATTATGCTAAAAAATATGTTAATACCGATAACACCATTCCACTTACAAAAGTCGGTATAAGCGAAGACATGATGAAAGACCAGTATCCATATACGATTGATGTGGTAAGAGATTCTAATGGGGTACCAAAAGGTTCATCATGGCAAGCTACGCCCGGTTTGTTCATGTATAGATATAGTTTGGCTGAAAAATATCTTGGAGTAAAAGAACCCGATGATGTACAGAATTTAGTGAAAGATTGGGATACTTTTGTCAATACGGCCAGAACCGTAAAAGAAAAATCGGGAGGTAAAACCAAATTTATACCTTCAGTAAACGACATATGGCAGGTTATAAGGACCGTGCGTAAGTCTCCATGGGTTGTCGACAATAAGCTGGTTATAGATGACCAGGTGGGATGGTTCATGGATCTTGCTAAGACGCTTACTCAGGAAGATCTGACAGCCAAGTATTTACCATGGAGTCAGGAATGGAATGCAGGCGTAGGTAATGATACCGTAATGGGTTATTTCTTCTCTACGTGGGGTATACAATGGACCATGATATCCAACTGTGGCGGTACAAAACCAGGGGAAGGCACGTATGGTGATTGGAGAGCTGTGAAAGGTCCACAACCTTATTATTGGGGTGGTACATGGCTGGCCGTGTCTCCTCAGTGCGACAACGGTAGCTTGGTAAACGATATAATCAAATACTTTACCATAAATAAAGACACCATGAAGAAATACTGTCTTGGCTCAAAGGATTACGTAAATAATCAGCCTGCGATACAGGAAATCATCGACAGCGGTTACTCCTTTGACTTTCTCGGAGGCCAGAACCATTACGCTTTATTCCAAGAGGTAGCACCGTTGATCGATACCTCGGCGATGTCCGGTTATGATCAAAAGATCAATGATTTGCTTATGGAACAAGTAACGAAGTATGCAGAAGGACAAATAAGCAAGGACCAGGCATTGGAAGATTTCAAGAAGGCAGTACTAAATGCTTTTCCTGAGCTTAACGAGTAA
- a CDS encoding glycoside hydrolase family 9 protein: protein MSKKKILVVAIATVLVMALLGSLTGNSSNVLAASSIKYNYAEALQKALYFYDAEKCGPGVSNGRLEWRGDCHVNDQFWGGFHDAGDHVKFGLPQSYAASTVGWAVYEFKDAFMQIGEYDHIIEILRWFNDYFMRCWDGSRFVYQVGEGSVDHNYWGPPELQKDSEYPRPYYATDTHPASDQESQAAASLAIMSLILEDEDPTYSAECLKVAEELYADAKNNRGLGYSGGFYNSSYDEDQMSWGAIWLYLATKNWDYIDDIISVDSSGNYTGYLKKIVTGPNGDWQNIWTHSWDTVWGGVFAKLAPITNDPQHWEFFRWNLEYWSHIPHENAGDTSFISWSPAGYAFLDGWGSARYNTTAQFLCLVYRKYTGDARFADWAIGQMDYLLGDNPLGISYEVGYGPEYPKHPHHRAAHGSSINSPDDPPENKHILWGALVGGPDIEDNYNDDIWDYIHNEVAIDYNAGFVGALAGYVYYYGMDQEPLDDFPPPEPPVDEYLISAKLEQENNSRTQLTVAIDAQTVHPPRYETGLSCRYFFDITEMVDAGQTINDVSVETYYDECSVIDRIPASIKGPYVWDENNNIYYVEVDWSNVPIFGDREYQFGLVSAQDQNYTYHWDPTNDYSRTDITSTMAVTQKVPVYVDGKPVYGVEPTGIPSPPPSDTTPPAAPTGLTAAAVSSNSINLDWADNTDSDLAGYKVYRSTMSGFTPGSANFVKQVTASAYTDTGLAADTTYYYKVTAVDTSGNESQPSAQASAKTQQGGGTTPPGEYTEITLPFTHDGAGEYYWKTNKLSTNPNDWSHYINSWNLDLLEINGKDYTNVWMAQHQIAPSSDGYWYIHYKGNVSSAHIEIK, encoded by the coding sequence ATGAGTAAGAAGAAAATTTTGGTTGTCGCTATTGCTACGGTATTGGTTATGGCATTATTGGGTAGTTTGACTGGAAATTCAAGTAATGTCCTAGCAGCTTCTAGTATTAAATATAATTATGCAGAGGCATTGCAAAAGGCCCTATATTTCTATGATGCAGAAAAATGCGGTCCTGGTGTCTCGAACGGTCGTCTCGAATGGCGAGGCGACTGCCACGTGAACGATCAGTTCTGGGGTGGCTTTCATGATGCTGGTGACCATGTTAAATTTGGATTACCACAATCGTATGCAGCATCTACAGTAGGATGGGCAGTATATGAGTTTAAAGATGCTTTTATGCAGATTGGTGAATACGATCATATTATAGAAATCCTTAGATGGTTTAATGATTATTTTATGCGATGCTGGGATGGTTCACGATTTGTTTATCAAGTTGGAGAAGGTTCGGTAGACCATAATTACTGGGGTCCCCCGGAATTACAGAAGGACTCTGAGTACCCGAGACCATACTATGCAACAGATACACATCCTGCTAGCGATCAAGAATCGCAAGCTGCCGCATCGCTGGCTATAATGTCTCTTATTTTAGAAGATGAGGATCCGACTTATTCAGCTGAATGCTTAAAGGTAGCTGAGGAATTATATGCTGATGCAAAAAATAACAGAGGACTCGGTTATAGTGGCGGTTTCTATAATTCTAGTTATGACGAGGATCAGATGAGCTGGGGGGCTATATGGCTTTATCTTGCAACTAAAAATTGGGATTATATAGATGACATCATTTCAGTGGATTCCTCGGGTAATTATACTGGCTATCTAAAGAAAATCGTTACTGGTCCCAACGGAGATTGGCAAAATATCTGGACACATTCATGGGATACGGTTTGGGGTGGAGTTTTTGCTAAATTAGCTCCTATTACTAATGACCCGCAACACTGGGAATTTTTTAGATGGAACCTCGAATATTGGTCTCATATTCCGCATGAGAATGCTGGTGATACTTCATTTATTTCGTGGTCACCGGCAGGATATGCATTCTTAGATGGTTGGGGTTCAGCACGATATAACACTACTGCACAGTTTCTATGCCTTGTTTATAGGAAGTACACTGGTGACGCAAGGTTTGCAGACTGGGCAATAGGACAAATGGATTATCTTCTCGGCGATAACCCGTTAGGGATATCATATGAAGTAGGTTATGGCCCTGAATATCCTAAGCATCCTCATCACCGTGCGGCACATGGTTCGTCTATCAATAGTCCAGACGATCCGCCAGAAAATAAGCATATTCTCTGGGGAGCACTTGTTGGTGGGCCGGATATAGAGGATAATTATAATGATGATATCTGGGATTATATTCATAATGAAGTAGCTATTGACTATAATGCAGGTTTTGTAGGAGCGCTTGCCGGATATGTATATTATTATGGGATGGATCAAGAACCACTGGATGATTTTCCGCCGCCAGAACCCCCGGTTGATGAATATCTTATAAGTGCAAAATTAGAGCAAGAAAATAATTCACGGACGCAGCTAACAGTGGCAATTGATGCCCAGACAGTTCATCCTCCGCGATATGAAACTGGTCTTTCATGCAGGTATTTTTTTGACATAACTGAAATGGTTGATGCAGGTCAAACTATTAATGATGTCTCTGTTGAGACTTATTATGATGAATGTTCTGTAATTGATAGAATTCCAGCATCAATTAAAGGGCCATATGTTTGGGATGAGAATAATAATATTTATTATGTTGAGGTTGACTGGTCTAACGTACCTATCTTTGGCGATCGTGAATATCAATTTGGGCTTGTTAGTGCTCAGGATCAAAATTATACTTATCACTGGGATCCAACAAATGATTATAGCAGAACTGACATTACAAGCACAATGGCTGTTACGCAGAAGGTACCCGTCTATGTTGATGGAAAACCTGTTTACGGTGTCGAGCCGACTGGCATACCATCTCCGCCGCCATCGGACACCACACCGCCTGCAGCACCTACAGGATTGACGGCTGCAGCAGTAAGTTCGAACAGCATAAATCTTGATTGGGCTGATAATACGGACAGCGACCTGGCTGGCTATAAAGTATACAGAAGCACGATGAGTGGATTTACACCTGGTAGCGCTAACTTCGTGAAACAGGTAACGGCCAGCGCTTACACCGATACAGGCTTGGCTGCCGATACAACGTATTACTATAAGGTGACTGCAGTAGATACCAGCGGTAATGAATCACAGCCTTCGGCACAGGCCAGCGCAAAAACACAACAAGGTGGAGGTACAACACCGCCAGGAGAATATACTGAGATCACTTTACCGTTTACCCACGACGGAGCGGGGGAATATTACTGGAAGACAAATAAGCTTTCCACTAATCCCAATGACTGGAGCCACTATATAAACTCGTGGAATCTCGATCTTCTTGAGATCAACGGAAAAGACTACACCAATGTATGGATGGCACAACATCAGATAGCCCCTTCATCAGACGGTTACTGGTATATTCATTACAAAGGGAATGTTTCTTCAGCGCATATAGAAATTAAATGA
- a CDS encoding PulJ/GspJ family protein, whose protein sequence is MKRKGFTLIEVLMAVVLFSVLITVAFSMYFVATQTFSIGVDRSFAQKQARTAADFITKELRTAQTVSVNPGPFSGKDHCILQLKDKDGEKYLVKTTYKQGGQTSDAFIVPLSEMRFSSSNSNMLNVYVKAGDIRIYEINFDVRLENISAVSIQQDSAVIYYSKY, encoded by the coding sequence ATGAAACGCAAAGGTTTTACACTGATAGAGGTCCTAATGGCCGTAGTGCTTTTCAGTGTGCTGATTACAGTGGCATTTTCAATGTATTTTGTCGCTACGCAGACTTTCAGCATAGGTGTTGATCGGAGCTTTGCTCAGAAACAGGCAAGAACCGCCGCTGATTTCATAACAAAAGAATTGCGGACGGCTCAGACTGTATCTGTTAATCCGGGACCGTTCAGTGGCAAAGATCATTGTATACTGCAATTGAAAGATAAAGACGGTGAAAAGTATCTTGTAAAAACAACTTATAAACAAGGGGGGCAAACAAGCGATGCGTTTATTGTGCCTTTAAGCGAAATGAGATTTTCATCAAGCAATTCAAATATGTTGAACGTCTACGTAAAAGCCGGCGACATAAGGATATATGAAATAAATTTTGACGTAAGATTGGAAAATATCAGCGCTGTGTCTATTCAACAGGATAGTGCTGTGATATACTATAGCAAATATTAA
- a CDS encoding DUF7305 domain-containing protein, translated as MRRRGSKGSALMLTVMMSLILLTLTAGMSFYAVAEVKQTALQQKKMQAHYIARSGAELAVKWLTFMSSDQASDFADLSFPVYSAETPFGDGSFLITIENDTDTLTVISRGRVRDTSGFVEDTVVAVVEKVEASTSVPIEYAIFGKNKITASGGGNITGDIAINSGKNGAISFSGNPSLQNCTIHIPEGANPNVVINKPHWYILPPVKSDVPPDKIYPLPQPPTAPSFPIFPTDLPDKGDIVLYWALTTLTVQGNALYNKVEIPYNGCVLTVNAPSDTVIHIRKLNISSDGKIQINGNGKVALYIDNYTGSGGFFITSQHPENVTVYWKSDFNLAAAATIGGDVHAERNISISGGASINGDIYMGGSSVNISGNAHISGAIHSGNASVALSGGAEVAGDIYTSGPNVDLSGGIKIGGSIYGGNTDIIFSGSATVERNIVTAGDTVNMSGGTDIVNGVLYAPAATVVMSGGANINGALIADTINMSGGPSITYNKDAVQDDPINVGNSTVTFEMGYWK; from the coding sequence ATGCGCAGGAGAGGGTCAAAAGGTTCAGCATTGATGCTGACGGTTATGATGTCGCTCATATTGCTTACACTTACAGCAGGCATGAGTTTTTATGCTGTTGCGGAGGTCAAGCAGACAGCGCTTCAGCAAAAAAAAATGCAGGCTCACTATATAGCGCGCTCGGGTGCCGAACTTGCCGTCAAATGGTTGACTTTTATGAGCAGCGACCAAGCATCTGACTTTGCAGACCTCTCCTTTCCTGTTTATTCTGCTGAAACGCCTTTCGGCGATGGCAGTTTCCTTATAACCATAGAAAATGATACCGATACGCTTACCGTCATATCCAGAGGCAGAGTACGGGATACTTCCGGCTTTGTCGAGGATACAGTGGTTGCAGTAGTAGAAAAAGTAGAAGCCAGCACCTCTGTTCCCATAGAATACGCTATATTTGGTAAAAATAAAATAACTGCTAGCGGAGGCGGTAATATAACTGGTGATATAGCGATTAACTCTGGCAAGAATGGCGCCATAAGCTTTAGCGGCAATCCGAGCTTGCAGAATTGTACGATTCACATACCTGAAGGAGCTAATCCTAATGTGGTTATTAATAAGCCGCACTGGTATATCTTGCCTCCTGTCAAATCGGATGTACCTCCGGATAAAATTTATCCGTTGCCGCAACCGCCGACTGCTCCGAGCTTTCCTATTTTTCCAACAGATTTGCCCGATAAAGGTGATATTGTATTATACTGGGCGCTAACTACACTTACCGTACAAGGGAATGCTTTATATAATAAAGTTGAGATACCTTATAACGGATGTGTACTAACTGTTAATGCACCATCTGATACTGTGATACATATACGAAAACTTAATATATCCAGCGATGGTAAGATACAGATAAATGGCAATGGTAAAGTAGCCCTGTATATAGACAATTATACAGGTAGCGGGGGCTTTTTTATAACAAGTCAGCATCCTGAGAATGTAACAGTATACTGGAAGTCGGATTTTAATCTGGCAGCAGCGGCAACCATAGGCGGTGATGTCCATGCGGAACGAAATATTAGCATATCTGGTGGTGCTTCTATAAATGGTGATATATATATGGGAGGCTCCAGTGTCAATATAAGCGGTAATGCTCATATAAGCGGAGCTATACACAGCGGCAATGCCTCTGTTGCTTTAAGTGGTGGAGCAGAAGTGGCAGGCGATATATATACCAGCGGGCCAAACGTCGACTTAAGCGGCGGTATAAAAATAGGTGGCTCTATATACGGTGGTAATACCGATATCATATTCAGCGGTAGTGCCACGGTAGAGAGGAATATAGTTACCGCAGGCGATACGGTTAATATGAGCGGTGGTACAGATATAGTTAATGGTGTTTTATATGCTCCCGCAGCTACTGTAGTCATGAGCGGCGGAGCTAATATAAATGGCGCTCTTATAGCGGATACTATAAATATGAGCGGTGGGCCTTCCATCACATATAACAAAGATGCCGTACAAGATGACCCAATAAATGTAGGGAACTCTACCGTAACATTTGAGATGGGGTATTGGAAATGA
- a CDS encoding PulJ/GspJ family protein: MMPIYRNKGMTFVEVLISLAILGILLVILTGILSGGLFNITHAGKKTSDEFIAQQLMDKAINDPSFSDARVTVESANMSVPIGGDSALIAGRKITVRVGDVKLTTFVAASD; the protein is encoded by the coding sequence ATGATGCCGATTTACCGCAATAAAGGCATGACCTTTGTAGAGGTACTGATCTCGCTGGCTATATTGGGCATACTGCTGGTGATATTGACGGGCATACTTTCAGGCGGACTCTTTAACATAACCCATGCCGGCAAAAAGACGTCGGATGAATTTATAGCGCAGCAGCTAATGGATAAAGCCATAAACGATCCGTCTTTTTCAGATGCCAGGGTTACGGTGGAATCTGCCAATATGTCTGTTCCTATAGGTGGGGATAGCGCTTTGATTGCCGGCCGCAAGATAACCGTTAGAGTGGGCGATGTTAAGCTCACTACATTTGTGGCGGCTTCGGATTGA
- a CDS encoding YqeG family HAD IIIA-type phosphatase, producing MAKLQPDLYVRSIYDIDLNMLKKRSISCLIMDIDNTLTPWNSSEISDKLWNWVQKAHGDGFKICLLSNNGQKRVKELSAKLGVAYIYNAAKPRRRSYQKALDIMDTTYEHAAVIGDQLLTDILGGKRMGMFTILVDPIDEREFIGTKVMRWIEGVLFRRHPFKKEETRS from the coding sequence TTGGCTAAATTACAACCTGATTTATATGTTAGATCTATATACGATATCGATCTCAATATGCTAAAGAAACGTTCAATATCATGCCTTATAATGGATATAGATAATACTTTGACACCTTGGAACAGCAGTGAGATAAGCGATAAGCTATGGAACTGGGTGCAAAAAGCTCATGGCGATGGCTTTAAAATATGCCTGCTGTCCAATAACGGACAAAAGCGTGTGAAGGAGCTCTCGGCTAAGTTGGGAGTGGCTTATATATACAATGCTGCAAAACCACGGCGTCGATCATATCAGAAGGCTCTGGATATTATGGATACTACTTACGAGCACGCAGCGGTGATAGGCGACCAACTGCTGACCGATATACTGGGCGGCAAGCGCATGGGCATGTTCACCATACTGGTCGATCCGATAGATGAAAGGGAATTTATAGGCACCAAGGTGATGCGCTGGATAGAAGGAGTGCTATTCAGGCGTCACCCGTTTAAAAAGGAGGAAACACGCTCTTGA